From the Maioricimonas rarisocia genome, one window contains:
- the uvrB gene encoding excinuclease ABC subunit UvrB has protein sequence MPDFELVSDFKPAGDQPTAIDSLVRGIEEGKRSQVLLGATGTGKTFTMANIIARVNRPTLVLAHNKTLAAQLYSEFREFFPNNAVTYFVSYYDYYQPEAYIPQRDIYIEKDASINEEIDRLRLLATSALVSRRDVLVVASVSCIYGLGSPKDYLDMMVPLQVGGEIPRDKLLRKLIDIQYERNDIDFQRGRFRVRGDVIEVWPAYEEFAYRVELWGDEVERLSIIDPVTGESEKPQRDIYIYPAKHFVLPQSRIDEAMAEIEAELAEQLETFQKEGKLLEAQRLSARTRHDMELLKEAGFCPGIENYSRALAKRKPGEPPYTLYDFFPKDFLMFVDESHQTVPQIRAMFNGDQARKKVLVEHGFRLPMALDNRPLKFEEWDGQRKESIFVSATPSDWELDQSGGEIVEQIIRPTGLVDPVIHIHPARGQVPHLIEQIRARNDRGERTLVTTLTKRLSEDLVGYLKEESIRCEWLHSELDAFERVEVLRELREGKFDAVVGVNLLREGLDLPEVSLVCILDADKEGFLRSATSLIQTIGRSARNVNAEVILYADTVTESMQRAIDETNRRREVQLKYNEEHGITPETIRKAIRKGIEEEIQARKIEREAAGADEVRFVSQEYLNELEAEMLAAAENLEFERAANLRDKILDLKKKMGESIPVGDADTPGFAPNGKRGRRGGGRRGKGKGRGSRGRVPRPKRGDV, from the coding sequence ATGCCCGACTTCGAACTCGTCTCCGACTTCAAGCCGGCCGGTGACCAGCCGACCGCCATCGACTCCCTCGTAAGAGGCATCGAGGAAGGGAAACGGTCCCAGGTCCTGCTCGGTGCGACCGGGACCGGCAAGACGTTCACCATGGCGAACATCATCGCGCGCGTGAACCGCCCCACGCTCGTGCTGGCTCACAACAAGACCCTCGCGGCCCAGCTCTACTCCGAGTTCCGCGAGTTCTTTCCCAACAACGCCGTCACCTACTTCGTCAGCTATTACGACTACTACCAGCCGGAAGCGTACATCCCGCAGCGGGACATCTACATCGAGAAAGATGCCTCGATCAACGAAGAGATCGACCGGCTGCGACTGCTGGCCACCAGCGCCCTCGTCTCCCGCCGGGACGTGCTCGTCGTCGCCAGCGTCTCCTGCATCTACGGCCTTGGTTCGCCGAAGGACTATCTCGACATGATGGTCCCGCTGCAGGTGGGTGGGGAGATTCCCCGCGACAAGCTGCTCCGCAAGCTGATCGACATCCAGTACGAGCGGAACGACATCGACTTCCAGCGGGGCCGGTTCCGCGTTCGGGGGGACGTTATCGAAGTCTGGCCCGCCTACGAGGAATTCGCCTACCGCGTCGAACTGTGGGGAGACGAAGTCGAACGGCTCTCAATCATCGATCCGGTGACCGGCGAGAGCGAGAAGCCGCAGCGGGACATCTACATATACCCCGCCAAGCACTTCGTTCTGCCGCAAAGCCGCATCGACGAGGCCATGGCCGAAATCGAAGCCGAACTGGCCGAGCAGCTCGAGACGTTCCAGAAGGAAGGAAAGCTGCTCGAAGCCCAGCGGCTGTCCGCCCGAACCCGGCACGACATGGAACTGCTCAAAGAGGCCGGTTTCTGCCCCGGTATCGAGAATTACTCGCGGGCCCTCGCGAAACGAAAGCCGGGCGAGCCGCCGTACACTCTGTACGACTTCTTTCCCAAAGACTTTCTGATGTTCGTCGACGAGTCGCACCAGACCGTTCCTCAGATCCGGGCGATGTTCAATGGCGACCAGGCCCGCAAGAAAGTCCTCGTCGAGCATGGCTTCCGCCTGCCGATGGCACTCGATAACCGCCCGCTCAAGTTCGAGGAGTGGGACGGTCAGCGGAAGGAGTCCATCTTCGTCTCCGCGACGCCGAGTGACTGGGAGCTGGACCAGAGCGGCGGCGAGATCGTCGAGCAGATCATCCGCCCGACCGGCCTGGTCGATCCGGTCATCCACATCCATCCGGCCCGAGGCCAGGTGCCGCACCTGATCGAGCAGATCCGTGCCCGCAACGACCGCGGCGAGAGAACCCTGGTGACGACGCTCACCAAGCGACTTTCAGAAGATCTCGTCGGCTACCTGAAAGAAGAAAGCATCCGCTGCGAGTGGCTTCACTCGGAACTCGATGCCTTCGAGCGTGTCGAAGTGCTCCGCGAACTGCGGGAAGGGAAGTTCGACGCGGTCGTGGGAGTGAACCTGCTGCGGGAAGGTCTCGACCTGCCGGAAGTCTCGCTGGTCTGCATCCTCGACGCCGACAAGGAAGGTTTCCTCCGGAGTGCAACGAGCCTGATCCAGACAATCGGCCGCTCGGCCCGAAACGTCAACGCCGAGGTCATCCTCTACGCCGACACCGTCACCGAGTCGATGCAGAGGGCGATCGACGAGACGAACCGCCGCCGCGAAGTGCAGCTGAAGTACAACGAAGAGCACGGCATCACGCCGGAGACCATTCGCAAGGCGATCCGAAAGGGGATCGAAGAGGAGATCCAGGCCCGCAAGATCGAACGGGAAGCGGCCGGTGCCGACGAAGTCCGTTTCGTTTCTCAGGAGTACCTCAACGAACTCGAAGCCGAGATGCTGGCTGCGGCCGAGAATCTCGAGTTCGAGCGGGCGGCCAACCTCCGCGACAAGATTCTCGACCTGAAGAAGAAGATGGGGGAGAGCATCCCGGTCGGCGATGCCGACACGCCCGGCTTCGCTCCCAACGGCAAGCGTGGTCGCCGCGGCGGTGGACGGCGGGGCAAAGGAAAGGGACGGGGCTCCCGCGGCCGGGTTCCCCGCCCCAAACGTGGCGACGTCTGA
- a CDS encoding sll1863 family stress response protein, whose protein sequence is MKSHWNWAVAGFVGLGLMGCQDAEVGPDGGVANYENEAFEDDVYEGEVYDDEEMMDGRETVTANKIVDQGGVADERVEGDVMASKQEFVATIREGLKDVNEEIDQIEAQSEELSEEAKQDFDERLAELKDQREQLNQQLNEAEQAGADSWAEMQSEISDTWTELKASVNEANQELTEQTDEAV, encoded by the coding sequence ATGAAGAGTCACTGGAACTGGGCTGTGGCAGGGTTTGTCGGCCTGGGCCTGATGGGATGTCAGGACGCCGAGGTCGGCCCCGACGGCGGTGTCGCCAATTACGAAAACGAAGCGTTCGAAGACGACGTCTACGAAGGCGAAGTCTACGACGATGAAGAAATGATGGACGGTCGCGAAACCGTCACGGCGAACAAGATCGTCGATCAGGGCGGCGTCGCGGACGAGCGGGTCGAAGGCGACGTCATGGCGAGCAAGCAGGAATTCGTCGCGACGATCCGCGAAGGTCTCAAGGATGTGAACGAAGAGATCGACCAGATCGAAGCACAGTCCGAAGAGCTTTCCGAAGAAGCGAAGCAGGACTTCGACGAGCGGCTGGCCGAACTCAAGGACCAGCGCGAACAGCTCAATCAGCAGCTCAACGAAGCTGAGCAGGCGGGTGCGGACTCCTGGGCAGAGATGCAGTCGGAAATCTCTGACACCTGGACCGAGCTGAAAGCGTCGGTCAACGAAGCGAATCAGGAGCTGACCGAACAGACCGACGAAGCGGTCTGA
- a CDS encoding outer membrane protein assembly factor BamB family protein, with amino-acid sequence MIRMMLATTLVPLLLGAAVADDTTASADWPHWRGPLANGIAPDATPPVEWDESTNIRWKTPIPGEGSATPIIQDGRIYVLSAVETDLRAENPPKADERAKTNPPANIYEFTVTCLDQQSGDVMWRRVAIEDVPHEGRHTTNTYASASPMTDGERLYVSFGSRGLFCFSLDGDLLWQRDLGDMRTRSGWGEATSPVVHGDSVVMNWDQEDQSFIAVLDAGTGDVQWREDRDEPTTWATPLIVEHEGRTQVITNGTNRVRSYDLESGELIWQCGGQTLNAIPSPLVIDEVAYIASGYRGSALYAIPLDAQGDITDSQTVRWSHHRGTPYVPSPIVVEDQIYFTSGNNAILTCLNINDGSPVFGPERLPDVRQLYASPIAADGRIYYVGRDGNSVVLEHGPTFEVLAVNSIGEPVDASPVAIGQQLYLRSSGHVWCIEQE; translated from the coding sequence ATGATTCGAATGATGCTTGCCACGACGCTGGTGCCGTTGCTCCTTGGAGCGGCGGTTGCAGACGACACGACCGCCAGTGCCGACTGGCCTCACTGGCGCGGTCCGCTGGCGAATGGGATCGCTCCCGACGCCACCCCACCCGTCGAGTGGGACGAATCGACCAACATTCGCTGGAAGACGCCGATTCCGGGGGAGGGGAGTGCGACTCCGATCATCCAGGACGGGCGGATCTACGTGCTCTCGGCCGTCGAGACCGATCTCCGTGCAGAGAATCCTCCGAAAGCGGACGAACGGGCGAAGACGAATCCGCCGGCGAACATTTACGAGTTCACCGTCACCTGCCTCGATCAGCAGTCGGGGGATGTGATGTGGCGTCGCGTCGCCATTGAGGACGTGCCGCATGAAGGACGGCATACGACGAACACATACGCTTCCGCCTCGCCGATGACCGATGGCGAGCGTCTGTACGTCTCGTTCGGCTCGCGGGGGCTGTTCTGCTTCAGCCTGGACGGAGACCTGCTGTGGCAGCGGGACCTGGGAGACATGCGGACCCGCAGCGGCTGGGGAGAAGCGACCTCCCCCGTCGTCCACGGTGATTCGGTCGTCATGAACTGGGATCAGGAGGATCAGTCGTTTATCGCTGTGCTTGACGCCGGAACCGGTGACGTGCAGTGGCGCGAAGATCGTGACGAGCCGACGACTTGGGCCACCCCGCTGATCGTCGAGCACGAGGGGCGGACGCAGGTCATCACCAACGGCACCAATCGCGTTCGCAGCTACGATCTCGAATCGGGTGAACTGATCTGGCAGTGCGGGGGGCAGACGCTCAATGCGATTCCCTCGCCACTGGTGATCGACGAAGTCGCCTACATCGCCAGCGGCTACCGGGGGTCGGCACTGTATGCCATTCCGCTCGATGCGCAGGGAGACATCACGGATTCGCAGACGGTCCGCTGGAGTCATCATCGCGGCACGCCGTACGTGCCTTCGCCGATTGTGGTCGAGGACCAGATCTACTTCACGTCGGGAAACAATGCGATTCTGACCTGCCTGAACATCAACGACGGTTCGCCGGTGTTCGGTCCCGAGCGGCTGCCGGACGTTCGCCAGCTGTATGCGTCTCCGATCGCGGCAGATGGCCGGATCTACTACGTCGGACGTGACGGGAACTCAGTCGTCCTCGAGCATGGGCCGACGTTCGAGGTGCTGGCAGTGAACTCGATCGGAGAGCCGGTCGACGCCTCGCCGGTGGCGATTGGTCAGCAACTGTATCTCCGCAGCAGCGGACATGTCTGGTGCATCGAGCAGGAGTAA
- a CDS encoding MgtC/SapB family protein, with translation MPARTMDAEIILQFAVSLGLGLLVGFQREWTAPHVAGIRTFAFVTLFGTVSAHLATQVEGWYLTAGLLVVGSMLAVGTFMQVDDDDEPGLTTHTAALLMYSVGAMIVYFPLELPMLLAGSVAVLLYWKGPLHKFVGRMSSTDFRAVMQLVLLALVILPVLPDRAFDPYGVLNPYRIWLMVVLICGISLGGYIASKFLGDRVGTLVGGILGGVISSTATTVSYSRRIRHGTPVSHAASVIAIASTIVFARVFVEVALVTPGILWQMAPPLATLMAVMAGATALLFFTSRRVQAPIEIEDDPSELRAALVFGLLYAAILFAVAVAKDHFGSRGLYVVAGLSGLTDMDAITLSTARFVADGQVDVDIGWRMILLGALSNIVCKHVIVGLLGGWRLFLRVAPVFVAAIIAGALILLLWPPPLIELPR, from the coding sequence ATGCCGGCCAGAACTATGGACGCGGAAATCATCCTGCAGTTTGCCGTCTCGCTCGGGCTCGGCCTGCTGGTCGGTTTTCAGCGGGAGTGGACGGCTCCACATGTGGCCGGCATCAGGACGTTCGCGTTCGTCACCCTGTTCGGAACGGTGTCGGCCCACCTCGCGACCCAGGTCGAGGGGTGGTACCTGACCGCGGGCCTGCTGGTCGTGGGGAGCATGCTGGCGGTCGGCACGTTCATGCAGGTCGACGATGATGACGAGCCCGGACTGACGACCCACACCGCAGCGCTGCTGATGTACTCTGTCGGCGCGATGATCGTGTATTTTCCGCTCGAACTGCCAATGCTGCTCGCCGGGTCGGTCGCGGTCCTGCTGTATTGGAAAGGGCCGTTGCACAAGTTTGTCGGACGCATGAGTTCAACGGACTTCCGTGCCGTCATGCAGCTGGTGCTGCTTGCGCTCGTCATCCTGCCGGTGCTGCCAGACCGTGCATTTGATCCCTACGGAGTCCTGAACCCATACCGCATCTGGCTGATGGTGGTGCTCATCTGCGGGATCAGTCTGGGCGGGTACATCGCCTCGAAGTTTCTCGGCGATCGTGTGGGAACGCTTGTCGGCGGGATACTCGGCGGCGTCATTTCGAGCACGGCCACCACGGTCAGCTACTCCCGCAGGATACGCCACGGAACTCCCGTGTCTCACGCAGCCAGCGTGATTGCGATCGCTTCCACGATCGTCTTTGCTCGAGTCTTCGTGGAAGTCGCTCTCGTGACGCCCGGCATCCTGTGGCAAATGGCACCGCCGCTCGCCACCCTCATGGCCGTCATGGCCGGGGCGACGGCTCTGCTTTTCTTCACGTCACGAAGGGTGCAGGCCCCCATCGAGATCGAGGACGACCCTTCGGAGCTGCGGGCCGCACTGGTGTTCGGCCTGCTGTACGCGGCGATTCTGTTTGCCGTGGCCGTGGCGAAAGATCATTTCGGAAGTCGCGGACTCTACGTCGTCGCCGGGCTTTCGGGGCTGACCGACATGGACGCGATCACCCTCTCGACGGCCCGCTTTGTGGCAGATGGCCAGGTGGATGTGGATATTGGCTGGAGAATGATCCTTCTGGGAGCACTCTCCAATATTGTCTGCAAACACGTCATCGTCGGCCTGCTGGGCGGCTGGAGACTGTTTCTGCGCGTCGCCCCCGTCTTTGTCGCTGCCATCATCGCCGGAGCGTTGATACTGCTCCTGTGGCCGCCCCCGCTGATTGAACTGCCACGTTGA
- a CDS encoding FG-GAP repeat domain-containing protein, producing the protein MCAACRFRSNGLVAFLCVVQWAACWSAPARGDDDATSVEFEKVVLTNRYYCDGVATGDINHDGHVDIVAGPYWYAGPSFETAHEFYPAEPLEPAASPSNSMYSFVHDFSGDGWLDILVVGRVHKHPAYWYENPGKAGDEWQRHFAFERVRGESPTLADLDGDDRPELIAHWEGRWGWIAPDWSTPRSPWSFRPVGDPEDWDQFYHGEGVGDVNGDGRLDLLVNDGWYENTGQPDGLWPLHRGRFSQLEGGAQMFAWDIDSDGDSDVVSSLHAHEWGLAWFEQVTGEPDRGHEADVLSIGNSQFVQHRIMGDRSEEEQFGVAFSQPHALQIADIDGDGATDIVVGKRMWAHGPKGDVEPNHPPVVYWFQPVRDENGGVRFVPHLIDDQSGVGLQIATADVNGDGRIDVMTASKLGTFLFLNRTRGE; encoded by the coding sequence ATGTGTGCCGCTTGCAGATTCCGATCGAACGGACTCGTCGCCTTCCTGTGTGTTGTCCAATGGGCCGCCTGCTGGTCTGCCCCCGCTCGGGGAGATGACGATGCCACGTCCGTCGAATTCGAGAAAGTCGTCCTGACGAACCGGTACTACTGTGACGGCGTAGCGACCGGCGACATCAACCACGATGGGCATGTGGATATCGTCGCCGGGCCGTACTGGTACGCGGGGCCATCGTTCGAAACGGCCCACGAGTTCTACCCGGCCGAGCCGCTCGAGCCGGCCGCGAGCCCGTCAAACAGCATGTACAGCTTCGTTCACGACTTCAGCGGCGACGGCTGGCTGGACATTCTTGTCGTGGGCCGCGTTCACAAGCATCCCGCGTACTGGTATGAGAATCCCGGGAAAGCGGGGGACGAGTGGCAACGGCATTTCGCTTTCGAGCGGGTCCGTGGCGAGTCGCCGACGCTGGCCGATCTCGACGGCGACGACCGGCCGGAACTCATTGCGCACTGGGAGGGTCGCTGGGGATGGATCGCACCCGACTGGTCCACGCCGCGAAGTCCCTGGAGCTTCCGCCCCGTCGGGGATCCAGAAGACTGGGACCAGTTCTATCACGGGGAAGGAGTGGGGGACGTCAACGGTGACGGACGCCTCGACCTGCTTGTCAACGACGGCTGGTACGAGAACACGGGCCAGCCGGACGGGCTCTGGCCGCTTCACCGCGGTCGGTTCTCGCAACTGGAGGGCGGGGCCCAGATGTTCGCATGGGACATCGACAGCGATGGCGATTCCGACGTCGTTTCGTCGCTGCATGCCCATGAGTGGGGACTGGCCTGGTTCGAGCAGGTGACCGGCGAGCCGGATCGGGGCCACGAAGCCGACGTGCTCTCGATCGGCAACAGTCAGTTCGTGCAGCACCGCATCATGGGGGATCGCAGTGAGGAGGAGCAGTTTGGCGTCGCCTTTTCGCAACCGCACGCCCTCCAGATTGCCGACATCGACGGAGACGGTGCGACGGATATCGTCGTAGGGAAACGAATGTGGGCGCACGGCCCGAAAGGGGATGTGGAACCAAACCACCCGCCGGTTGTGTACTGGTTCCAGCCGGTTCGTGACGAAAACGGCGGCGTGCGGTTTGTGCCGCACCTGATTGACGATCAGTCGGGAGTCGGCCTGCAGATCGCTACCGCTGACGTCAACGGCGACGGACGGATCGATGTCATGACCGCGTCGAAGCTCGGGACGTTCCTGTTTCTCAATCGAACTCGCGGCGAATGA
- a CDS encoding NAD-dependent epimerase/dehydratase family protein: MSDSVPHESRENVSVENETVLITGASGLIGSRVSAALEQKFNLVGFDLTPPGDFAEGVDFIATDLTKDSNVDESLRKVRDRYGPRLASVIHLAAYYDFSGKPSPLYDELTVEGTRRLLTGLRNHGFEVEQFMFSSSLLVMKPGDAGKHISEFSETRGEWPYPQSKIRAEEVIREERGDYPTVVLRIAGVYDDECHSWPISHQIARIYERQFESFVFPGDTTHGQALVHLDDLAECFEKAVLRRKHLNENELFLIAEPDVMSYAELQHELGELIHGSEWPAIRIPKAVAKAGAWVQNKLGGDEEEGIKPWMIDLADDHYEATIAHARTRLAWEPKHRLRKSLPHMVRFLKDDPEGFYRKNGLPVPENVEQG, encoded by the coding sequence ATGAGTGATTCGGTACCGCATGAGAGCCGTGAGAATGTGAGCGTCGAAAATGAGACCGTCCTGATCACGGGGGCCAGCGGTCTGATCGGGTCACGTGTCAGCGCGGCGCTTGAACAGAAGTTCAATCTGGTCGGGTTCGACCTCACTCCACCTGGCGACTTCGCCGAGGGGGTCGACTTCATTGCGACCGATCTGACGAAAGACAGTAACGTCGATGAATCACTCAGGAAGGTCCGGGACAGATACGGACCGCGGCTGGCGAGCGTCATCCATCTCGCCGCGTACTACGACTTCTCCGGCAAACCAAGTCCTCTGTACGACGAGCTGACGGTTGAAGGAACGCGGCGGCTGCTGACGGGGCTGCGGAACCACGGCTTTGAAGTCGAGCAGTTCATGTTCTCCAGCAGCCTGCTCGTCATGAAGCCGGGCGATGCCGGGAAACACATCTCGGAGTTCTCCGAAACCCGGGGTGAGTGGCCGTATCCCCAGTCGAAGATCCGGGCGGAAGAGGTCATTCGTGAAGAGCGAGGGGATTACCCGACGGTCGTTCTCAGAATCGCCGGCGTCTATGACGACGAATGCCATTCGTGGCCGATCTCCCACCAGATCGCCCGCATCTACGAACGTCAGTTCGAAAGCTTCGTCTTTCCCGGCGATACGACGCACGGTCAGGCATTGGTCCATCTCGACGACCTGGCGGAATGTTTTGAGAAGGCAGTTCTGCGTCGCAAGCACCTGAACGAGAATGAACTGTTCCTGATCGCCGAGCCGGACGTCATGAGTTACGCCGAGTTGCAGCACGAGCTGGGGGAGCTGATTCACGGCTCGGAATGGCCGGCGATCCGTATCCCCAAGGCTGTGGCCAAGGCGGGGGCCTGGGTGCAGAACAAACTGGGCGGCGACGAGGAGGAGGGGATCAAGCCATGGATGATCGATCTGGCCGACGATCACTACGAAGCGACGATTGCCCATGCCCGAACCCGGCTGGCGTGGGAGCCGAAGCACCGGCTCCGGAAGTCGCTGCCACACATGGTTCGGTTCCTCAAGGATGATCCCGAGGGGTTCTACCGGAAGAACGGACTGCCGGTACCGGAGAACGTCGAGCAGGGCTGA